The following is a genomic window from Desulfofarcimen acetoxidans DSM 771.
AAGCTATGGACTTTTTTAAAGATAGCGGTGTCAAGTTAGTAGTAGTACCTCATCAGTTTGACTTTTATAAAAAAGAGAACCCATTTCCTCATGATTTGGTTAAGACGCTTAGAGAATCCGGTCACGAAGTACACTTTGGAAGTATGCTTTTCCATACGGATAATTTATATGGGAATAATACTTCAACTGCGATGGCGAACCTATTGCGCTGTTTTTGCCAGGGAATAAAAGTATGTTTTGAAATAGTTCTCATGGCCACAGATGCAGGCCACTTAAGAAGTGGAGAGAAGGTAATAGCGATAGCCGGAACTGCCAAAGGTTCAGATACTGCTCTGGTTATGCAGGCAGCCTCTTCACAGCATATAAGGAGGCTTCGGGTTAACGAAATTATTTGCAAGCCGCTTTACCCGCTAAATATAGATGAGGTTAAGGAGAAGATGGCCAAGGAATAATTTAAACAGGAGTAAGAGGCCTATTACGATCTTATGTTATTAAAACGAAAGGTACTAATTCAAATGAAAGCCAGGAATAAATGGACATGCATCGTTATTATAGTAATATTTTTTGTGATTGTGTTTGCCGGTCTCGCGATTGATAATTATGTAAAAAATAACGGTTCCAGATATATTACTAATGAGAATGATGTGCCCAAATCGGATGCTATTCTCATACTGGGTGCCTATGTTTATCCCAATGGAATTGTGTCAACGATGTTAAATGACCGTTTAACTGTTGGTTTTGAACTTTATCAACGAGGCAAAGCTGCAAAATTAATAGTCAGTGGTGATCATGGAAAATTCAGTTATGATGAAGTCAACGCCATGAAAAAGTTCCTCATAGATAAAGGCGCCAGGAATGAAGACGTATTCATGGATCATGCAGGTTTTAGCACATACGAAAGCTTGTATAGGGCAAGAGATATCTTTCAGGCTAAAAATATTATAATTGTTACACAGCAATACCACTTGTTGCGGGCAGTTTTCATTGCCAGGGAATTAGGACTTAAAGCATACGGAGTTGCGGCAGATAGGCAGGATTACGGTATTGTTATGGAAAAATACAAGCTCAGAGAAATTGCTGCCAGGGACAAGGATTTCTTTAACGCGAAAATCATCAAGCCAAAA
Proteins encoded in this region:
- a CDS encoding pyruvate kinase alpha/beta domain-containing protein — translated: MESKIFYFEDVKSENTGITFNLVQERLQNSGINKLVLASTTGTTAKKAMDFFKDSGVKLVVVPHQFDFYKKENPFPHDLVKTLRESGHEVHFGSMLFHTDNLYGNNTSTAMANLLRCFCQGIKVCFEIVLMATDAGHLRSGEKVIAIAGTAKGSDTALVMQAASSQHIRRLRVNEIICKPLYPLNIDEVKEKMAKE
- a CDS encoding SanA/YdcF family protein, with amino-acid sequence MKARNKWTCIVIIVIFFVIVFAGLAIDNYVKNNGSRYITNENDVPKSDAILILGAYVYPNGIVSTMLNDRLTVGFELYQRGKAAKLIVSGDHGKFSYDEVNAMKKFLIDKGARNEDVFMDHAGFSTYESLYRARDIFQAKNIIIVTQQYHLLRAVFIARELGLKAYGVAADRQDYGIVMEKYKLREIAARDKDFFNAKIIKPKPTFLGEAIPVKGDGRLTNDKNSN